A window of the Microbacterium sp. LWH13-1.2 genome harbors these coding sequences:
- the nagA gene encoding N-acetylglucosamine-6-phosphate deacetylase, which yields MTPDSSATGSLVIHSARLVDDGAIVDDAWVRIEHGRVATRGVGDTWTPADQVVDATAVAGPGAVLTPGFIDIHGHGGAGASFDDGVEAIRTARALHREHGTTRAVVSLVTAPLDDLALRVSDIADLMQTDADILGSHLEGPFLDPAHHGAHEPTLLRDPVGTDASRLLEAGRGTIRQVTIAPELAGGLDAIRLIVDAGAVAAVGHTSADAATAVAAFGAGASVLTHAFNAMPGIHHRAPGPVLAAAADHRVVLEAIADDVHLDPHVIKLVFDSAPGRVALITDAMAAAGSADGHYDLGAVSVTVKDGIARADDTGSIAGSTLTQDVALQRATAAGVALPEAVRALTATPARAIGYDDRLGRLVDGFVGDAVLLDAQLRVVRVWVGDRP from the coding sequence ATGACACCCGATTCCTCCGCGACCGGTTCGCTCGTCATCCACTCGGCCCGGCTGGTCGACGACGGCGCGATCGTCGACGACGCCTGGGTGCGGATCGAGCACGGTCGAGTCGCGACCCGCGGCGTCGGCGACACCTGGACGCCCGCGGATCAGGTGGTCGATGCGACGGCGGTCGCAGGGCCGGGTGCGGTACTCACCCCCGGATTCATCGACATCCACGGCCACGGAGGCGCCGGAGCGTCGTTCGACGACGGCGTCGAGGCGATCCGCACCGCTCGTGCCCTGCACCGCGAGCACGGTACGACGCGTGCGGTCGTCTCGCTGGTGACCGCACCCCTCGACGACCTCGCGCTGCGCGTCAGCGACATCGCGGACCTCATGCAGACGGATGCCGACATCCTCGGGTCCCACCTCGAGGGTCCGTTCCTCGACCCCGCTCACCATGGTGCCCACGAGCCGACTCTGCTCCGGGATCCCGTCGGCACCGATGCCTCGCGCCTGCTCGAGGCGGGGCGGGGCACGATCCGACAGGTGACGATCGCTCCGGAACTCGCCGGCGGCCTCGACGCCATCCGGCTGATCGTCGACGCCGGCGCCGTTGCCGCCGTCGGCCACACGAGCGCGGATGCGGCGACCGCTGTGGCCGCTTTCGGGGCCGGTGCCTCGGTGCTGACGCATGCGTTCAACGCGATGCCCGGCATTCACCATCGCGCGCCGGGTCCCGTTCTCGCCGCGGCGGCCGACCACCGCGTGGTGCTCGAGGCGATCGCCGACGATGTGCACCTCGATCCGCACGTGATCAAGCTCGTGTTCGACTCCGCACCGGGGCGCGTCGCGCTCATCACCGATGCGATGGCAGCAGCGGGCAGCGCCGACGGCCACTACGACCTGGGAGCGGTCAGTGTGACCGTGAAGGATGGCATCGCCCGCGCCGACGACACCGGCTCGATCGCGGGTTCCACCCTCACGCAGGATGTCGCTCTGCAGCGGGCGACAGCTGCGGGAGTCGCGCTGCCCGAGGCGGTGCGCGCGCTGACCGCGACCCCCGCCCGGGCGATCGGATACGACGACAGGCTCGGGCGCCTCGTCGACGGCTTCGTGGGAGACGCGGTGCTGCTGGATGCGCAGCTGCGCGTCGTGCGCGTGTGGGTGGGCGACCGACCATAG
- a CDS encoding beta-N-acetylhexosaminidase, with protein MVLPHSMPLVPLPVSVIVGDGRMPLAQTARIVGDSAVAAHLIDAIARRSGIRLTRSSDAMGEIRLRIDAETAAPEGYTLTVADSVEIIGGDEAGLFYGVQTLLQLLREDDDGWAFLRAEITDAPRFARRGVMLDVTRHFFSVDEVKKFIDSTSALKFNHLHLHLSDDQGWRIHIDSWPKLTELASSTASLGAPGGFYSKDDYREIVAYAAEHHMLVIPEIDLPGHTHAIGVAYPELVEDPVMNDSLLAESERLGQPLPVAGEPYLGWGVGHSSVRIHEERTYEFVRDVVRELAELTPGPYIHIGGDESLGTPQADFDLFVERATAIVVDEGKIPLAWHEVGAAKDIAEGTVGQYWGKTTPEGTHAAEAAHFVERGGSLIMSAADVAYLDMKYSADYPLGLTWAAIIDVRSAYEWEPTEVLDVPDTAILGVEAPLWSETTRTIDEVERLVFPRAAAQAEVAWSPRFAPERAWESFRVRLGSMAPLWKAGRVDFHPAEEIPWSTR; from the coding sequence ATGGTCCTTCCCCATTCCATGCCTCTCGTCCCCCTGCCCGTTTCCGTCATCGTCGGCGATGGCCGGATGCCCCTCGCCCAGACAGCGCGAATCGTCGGCGACTCCGCTGTGGCAGCTCACCTGATCGATGCGATCGCTCGTCGCAGCGGCATCCGCCTCACCCGTTCCTCCGACGCGATGGGAGAGATCCGCCTCCGCATCGATGCAGAGACAGCAGCGCCCGAGGGCTACACCCTCACGGTCGCCGACTCGGTCGAGATCATCGGAGGCGACGAGGCGGGACTGTTCTACGGCGTGCAGACGCTGCTGCAGCTGCTCCGCGAGGACGACGACGGCTGGGCTTTCCTCCGGGCGGAGATCACCGACGCACCCCGATTCGCGCGTCGCGGCGTGATGCTCGACGTCACACGCCACTTCTTCTCCGTCGACGAGGTCAAGAAGTTCATCGACAGCACGAGCGCCCTCAAGTTCAATCACCTGCACCTGCACCTCAGCGACGATCAGGGCTGGCGCATCCACATCGACTCGTGGCCGAAGCTCACGGAGCTCGCGTCGTCCACCGCTTCGCTCGGCGCCCCCGGCGGCTTCTACTCGAAGGACGACTACCGCGAGATCGTCGCCTACGCCGCGGAGCATCACATGCTGGTGATCCCCGAGATCGATCTGCCCGGGCATACACACGCCATCGGTGTCGCCTACCCCGAGCTCGTCGAGGACCCGGTCATGAACGACAGCCTGCTCGCGGAGTCGGAGCGTCTCGGGCAGCCGCTTCCCGTCGCCGGTGAACCGTACCTCGGGTGGGGAGTCGGACATTCGAGCGTCCGCATCCATGAGGAGCGCACCTACGAGTTCGTGAGGGATGTCGTGCGCGAGCTGGCCGAGCTGACCCCTGGCCCGTACATCCACATCGGCGGAGACGAGTCGCTCGGCACGCCGCAGGCGGACTTCGATCTCTTCGTCGAGCGCGCGACCGCGATCGTCGTCGACGAGGGCAAGATCCCCCTCGCCTGGCACGAGGTCGGCGCTGCGAAGGACATCGCCGAGGGCACCGTCGGACAGTACTGGGGCAAGACGACCCCGGAAGGCACGCACGCCGCAGAGGCCGCGCATTTCGTCGAGCGCGGCGGCTCGCTCATCATGTCGGCCGCCGACGTCGCCTATCTCGACATGAAGTACTCGGCCGACTACCCGCTCGGACTCACGTGGGCGGCGATCATCGACGTCCGCTCCGCATACGAGTGGGAGCCCACCGAGGTGCTGGACGTCCCCGACACGGCGATCCTCGGCGTCGAGGCTCCGCTGTGGAGCGAGACCACCCGCACGATCGACGAGGTCGAGCGACTGGTCTTCCCGCGGGCAGCAGCACAGGCCGAGGTCGCGTGGTCCCCGCGCTTCGCCCCCGAGCGCGCCTGGGAGTCCTTCCGCGTCCGTCTCGGATCGATGGCGCCGCTGTGGAAGGCTGGTCGCGTCGATTTCCATCCCGCAGAAGAGATCCCCTGGAGCACGCGATGA
- the glyA gene encoding serine hydroxymethyltransferase — protein sequence MTDRYFNAPLAEVDPEIAQVLDRELKRQQTFLEMIASENFVPVSVLQAQGSVLTNKYAEGYPGRRYYGGCEEVDVAESLAIQRAKDLFGSEFANVQPHSGASANAAVLHAIARPGDTLLGLALDQGGHLTHGMKINFSGRLYDIVAYGVDPETSTIDMDEVRRLAVEHKPKVIIAGWSAYPRTLDFAAFRTIADEVGALLWVDMAHFAGLVAAGLHPNPVPHAHVVSSTVHKTIGGPRSGFILTNDPEIAKKINTAVFPGQQGGPLMHVIAAKATAFKLAGTPEFKERQERTLRGAAILAERLSQQDVKDAGIGVRSGGTDVHLVLVDLRDAEVDGKQAEDLLHDIHITVNRNAVPNDPRPPMVTSGLRIGTPALATRGFGDAEFTEVADVIALALLPGADVEALRARVDALAAGFPLYPDLQQ from the coding sequence ATGACCGATCGTTACTTCAACGCCCCGCTCGCCGAGGTCGACCCCGAGATCGCTCAGGTTCTCGACCGCGAGCTGAAGCGTCAGCAGACGTTCCTCGAGATGATCGCATCCGAGAACTTCGTCCCCGTCTCGGTGCTTCAGGCGCAGGGTTCGGTGCTCACCAACAAGTACGCCGAGGGCTACCCCGGACGCCGCTACTACGGCGGCTGCGAAGAGGTCGACGTCGCCGAGTCGCTGGCGATCCAGCGTGCCAAGGACCTCTTCGGCTCGGAGTTCGCCAACGTCCAGCCGCACTCGGGAGCATCGGCCAACGCCGCCGTGCTGCATGCGATCGCCCGCCCCGGCGACACACTGCTCGGCCTCGCCCTCGACCAGGGCGGTCATCTGACGCACGGCATGAAGATCAACTTCTCGGGCCGCCTCTACGACATCGTCGCCTACGGAGTGGACCCCGAGACCTCGACGATCGACATGGACGAGGTGCGTCGCCTCGCGGTCGAGCACAAGCCCAAGGTCATCATCGCCGGCTGGTCGGCCTACCCCCGCACTCTCGACTTCGCCGCCTTCCGCACGATCGCCGACGAGGTCGGCGCCCTGCTCTGGGTCGACATGGCGCACTTCGCCGGCCTCGTCGCCGCAGGCCTGCACCCGAACCCGGTGCCGCACGCACACGTCGTCTCCTCGACCGTGCACAAGACCATCGGCGGCCCCCGTTCGGGCTTCATCCTGACGAACGACCCCGAGATCGCGAAGAAGATCAACACGGCAGTCTTCCCCGGACAGCAGGGCGGCCCCCTGATGCACGTGATCGCCGCCAAGGCGACCGCGTTCAAGCTCGCCGGCACCCCCGAGTTCAAGGAACGCCAGGAGCGCACGCTGCGCGGAGCAGCGATCCTCGCCGAGCGTCTGTCGCAGCAGGATGTGAAGGATGCCGGCATCGGAGTGCGCTCCGGCGGCACCGACGTGCACCTGGTGCTGGTCGACCTGCGTGACGCCGAGGTCGACGGCAAGCAGGCGGAAGACCTGCTGCACGACATCCACATCACCGTGAACCGCAACGCGGTGCCCAACGACCCGCGTCCGCCGATGGTCACCTCGGGCCTGCGCATCGGAACCCCTGCGCTCGCGACCCGCGGCTTCGGCGACGCCGAGTTCACCGAGGTCGCCGACGTGATCGCGCTCGCACTGCTTCCCGGCGCCGACGTCGAGGCCCTCCGTGCACGTGTCGACGCGCTCGCCGCAGGCTTCCCGCTCTACCCGGACTTGCAGCAGTGA